AGTTTTATAACAAATTTGGCAAGTTCTGGGTGGGTTGAGTAGGGTGCATGCACTGAAATAGCAGGGATAAATTTGGAAGTTTTAAAATGCATGCTTTTTTCATAACGAGTTAAAAATTCCTCTTTTTTAGCTTGGATAAAATTTACATTTGAACCTAAAATTTCATTGAAAAATATCACTCTAGCTTGTGAATTGACACAAGGGTTTAAATCACTCCCAAAACTTGAAATTTCTCCTATAGTAGCAGTGCCACTTTTTAGCATTTTATGGATATTTTGTGAGATTAATTTTTCTTTGGCTTTTTCGTTTAATTGCTCGCGGTTATTAAAAACACTATCAAGCCATTTTAAAAAATCTCCAAAGACTAAATTTCCATTATTTGCGCTAAATTCTAAATGTGTGTGCGGGTTGATAAAAGCAGGTAAAAGTAAAGCATCTTTTGGAGTTGGTATAGGCTTAGCTTGTGGGTAGGATTTTTGTAAATTTTCTAAACTATCAATTTCTAAAATATTATCATCAAAAAGAACTGCTTTGTTTTTTAAAATATTAAAATCATCATCGCAAGTTAAGATGATCTTGGGTGCTATTATAAACATTTTACCTCCTTTAAAAAGGGAAATTGTAGCTAAAATTTAGCTTTAAAATGCTATAATATAGTAAATTTTACTAAATAAAGGTTAGATTATGAAAGTTATGGTGATACAAGGACCAAACATCAATATGCTTGGTGTGAGAGAAACTCATATTTATGGTAATATGAAAATGGAAGATATCCATGAGCAAATGAAACAAGCTGCAAAACAAGCTAATGTAGAGATTGAGTTTTTTCAAAGCAATTTTGAAGGTGAGTTGGTTGATAAAATTCAAGAATGCTTAGGCAGTGTAGATGGAGTGATTATTAATGCAGCTGCTTATGCACACACTTCTATAGCAATCCGCGATGCGATTGCAGCGATTAATATGCCTGTGATTGAAGTGCATATTAGTAATACTTATAGAAGAGAAGAATTCAGACAAAAAAGTATGATAGCACCAGTTTGTGCAGGTAGTGTGGTAGGTTTTGGTCCTTTTGGCTATCATATGGCTTTAATGGGACTTTTCCAAATTTTTGATCAAATCAATGCATATAAAGCAGCTCAAGCAAAAGCACAACAAGCAAATCAATGAATTTTATCTTAAAAAACGAAAATGCACTTTTTTATGAGTGTGGCTATTCTTGCGATAATGCTTTGTTTTTAAAACTTGAAGACGAAGTATTTTTCATCACTGATGCAAGATATAGTTTTGAAGCTAGCGAAATGATAAAAAATGCTAAGGTAGTTTTAGCACAAGATCTTTTTGCTAGTGTTAGAGAGCTTTTAGAAAAAGCGGGAATTAATAGGGTGTGTTTTGACCCAAAAGACTTTAGCTATTTTGAATTTAAAGAGCTTAGTAAAAGTGCAAATATCGTTTTTGAAGAAAAATTAGACTTAAGTAAAAACAAACGCATTATAAAAAATGCTAAGGAATTACAACTTTTGCAAAAGGCTGTAAATTTTGGTAAAGAATGCTTTGAAGAATTTGCTAAATTTATCAGCCAAGAAGGCCATGGAAAAAGCGAAAAAGAATTGCATTTTAAAGCATGTGAAATTTTTCAAAAAAAAGGTGCTTTAGGACTTTCTTTTTCACCTATTGTAGCTATTAATGAAAATGCGGCTAAAGCACATGCTTTACCTAGTGATAAATGTTTAGAGTATGGGGATTTGTTATTAGTTGATGCGGGTGTGGTTTATCAAAGATATTGTTCTGATCGCACAAGAACAGCTTGTTTTGATGAGAGTGGTATAGTCTTTGATAAAAATAAGCCAAATTTTAAAAATAAAGAAATCATGCAAATTTATGAAGTGGTTAAACAAGCTCAGCTTCAAGCTATAGAAAAAGTACGCGTTGGTATGATGGCAAGTGAGCTTGATTTTATCGCAAGAGAAGTGATTAAAAACGCAGGTTTTGAAAAAGAATTTATTCATAGTTTAGGACATGGAGTGGGGCTTGATATACATGAGTTGCCAAACATTAGTCCAAGAAGTGATTATGAGTTAAAAGAAGGTATGGTATTTACTATTGAACCTGGAATTTATATCAAAGATAAATTAGGCATTAGGATAGAAGATATGGTCTATCTTGATAAAGAAAAGGCAGTGGTGTTATAATTTGTTGATTAAGGGAGCTAGAAGGTTAGAAAAAATTCGTTTTTTTCCTTTTTATTCAAAGGCAGATAAAAAAGGAAAATATATAGCCATTATAGGACTTGGAAGTAATATAGAAGATGAAAAAAAACGCTTTCGGAGTTTATTTAGGCTTTTAATGCAAGATAAACGCTTGCAAGTATTACAAACATCGCCATTTTTGATTAATAAAGCTTTTGGTTTTGAAGAGCAAAAAGACTTTACTAATGCAGTGATGGTTGTTAGTACAAATTTGCATGCAAGAGCACTTTTAAAAGTTTTGTTTTTTTATGAATTTAAATTCAAAAGAAAAAGAACTTTTAAAAATGCTCCTAGAACGCTTGATTTGGATTTGTTATATTTTTCAAAAAAAGCGCGTAAAGATGAGTATTGTACAGTGCCTCATGTGGGGGTAAATGATAGAATTAGCGTAACTTTGCCTTTGGGCTTGTTAAGATAAGGAAAAATATGGGACAATTGATTCATACTTTTACAGTTGAAAGCACAGATGAGATTATACCTAAGGTTAAGCAAGATTATGGCGATAAAGCTTTGATAGTAACTAATAAGCAAATTCGCCCAAAAACTATCAATCAAAAGCCTTTATATGAGGTTATAGTGGCGATTGAAGAAGCTGATTATGAAGAGCATTTAAAACAAAACAATTTACCTATGCCACCAAAGAAAAAACCAAACACAGCAAGTTTTCCTGAGGCTAAAATTCAAGCTCCAAAACTTGAAGATGAAAAAAAAGAAGAAGATGTAGTGCTTGATTTTTCTTCAAAAGCTAAACAAAAACCTATTAATCCTTATTTAAATACAAGTAAAAAAGATGATAATTTTTTAAATTTAAAAAATAAACTTTCTCAAGTTAGTTCAGAGATTAGTAAGGTTTCAAACTATCAAGATTTTTCTATGCCAAATCCAAATTATGATAAAAAAATTGAAGCCTTTGAAAAGCAAATGAATAAGCTTAATGATAAAATGAATTTGCTTGTGGATATGATGTGGGATGATAAGGCAGATTTACGCAAAGAACTAGCTATACCACCTGAGTTTGCAAGTATTTATAAGCAAGCTAAGGCAAGTGGCATGCAAGAAGCGCATTTAGAAGCGATTATGAAAGCGACTATTGAAAATATGCCAAGCACTATGAAAGCAAATCAAGAAGCAGTGCAAAGGTATTTTTACTCACTTTTGCGTAATATGCTTCCATGTCGTTTAGAAAGTGAAATTAAAAAGCAAAAAATCATGATGTTAGTAGGCCCAACAGGAGTGGGTAAAACTACTACTTTAGCTAAACTTGCTTTTCGCTATGCTTATGGAGATAGACGCTATAAAACCGGTATTATAACTCTTGATACTTATAGAATAGGT
This genomic stretch from Campylobacter lari subsp. concheus harbors:
- the aroQ gene encoding type II 3-dehydroquinate dehydratase, which produces MKVMVIQGPNINMLGVRETHIYGNMKMEDIHEQMKQAAKQANVEIEFFQSNFEGELVDKIQECLGSVDGVIINAAAYAHTSIAIRDAIAAINMPVIEVHISNTYRREEFRQKSMIAPVCAGSVVGFGPFGYHMALMGLFQIFDQINAYKAAQAKAQQANQ
- a CDS encoding aminopeptidase P family protein, coding for MNFILKNENALFYECGYSCDNALFLKLEDEVFFITDARYSFEASEMIKNAKVVLAQDLFASVRELLEKAGINRVCFDPKDFSYFEFKELSKSANIVFEEKLDLSKNKRIIKNAKELQLLQKAVNFGKECFEEFAKFISQEGHGKSEKELHFKACEIFQKKGALGLSFSPIVAINENAAKAHALPSDKCLEYGDLLLVDAGVVYQRYCSDRTRTACFDESGIVFDKNKPNFKNKEIMQIYEVVKQAQLQAIEKVRVGMMASELDFIAREVIKNAGFEKEFIHSLGHGVGLDIHELPNISPRSDYELKEGMVFTIEPGIYIKDKLGIRIEDMVYLDKEKAVVL
- the folK gene encoding 2-amino-4-hydroxy-6-hydroxymethyldihydropteridine diphosphokinase, which produces MLIKGARRLEKIRFFPFYSKADKKGKYIAIIGLGSNIEDEKKRFRSLFRLLMQDKRLQVLQTSPFLINKAFGFEEQKDFTNAVMVVSTNLHARALLKVLFFYEFKFKRKRTFKNAPRTLDLDLLYFSKKARKDEYCTVPHVGVNDRISVTLPLGLLR
- the flhF gene encoding flagellar biosynthesis protein FlhF — protein: MGQLIHTFTVESTDEIIPKVKQDYGDKALIVTNKQIRPKTINQKPLYEVIVAIEEADYEEHLKQNNLPMPPKKKPNTASFPEAKIQAPKLEDEKKEEDVVLDFSSKAKQKPINPYLNTSKKDDNFLNLKNKLSQVSSEISKVSNYQDFSMPNPNYDKKIEAFEKQMNKLNDKMNLLVDMMWDDKADLRKELAIPPEFASIYKQAKASGMQEAHLEAIMKATIENMPSTMKANQEAVQRYFYSLLRNMLPCRLESEIKKQKIMMLVGPTGVGKTTTLAKLAFRYAYGDRRYKTGIITLDTYRIGAVEQLFQYAKMMKLPIIDSIEPNDLDDAIRSLNTCEVILVDTTGNSQYDKAKLEKTKEFLSHSNAQIDVNLVLSANTKYEDLLETYNNFSFLNIDTLIITKFDETKVFGNVFSLLYETSTPMSFFSIGQEVPDDIEVANSDFLVRCVLEGFRRDENE